The Meiothermus ruber DSM 1279 genome includes the window TTTGGTAGACTATGTGTGCACCAAAGCCCGGAACCTCCCCGCCTATCTCGAGCAACGGCTCCAGAAGCAGGAGTGGTGGCGATGAAACGGATGCAGGCAACCTACATGGTGATTCGGTACTTACCCGACGTACCCCGTGAGGAGTTCGTAAACGTCGGGGTGGTGCTGACCTGCCCCGATGCAGGTTTCCAGAATATTCGCATCTTGGACCATTTCAGCGAGGGCAGCCGTGCCAAGGCCCTCGGTGGCGACGGCCTTTTCGTTCGGCACGCCCTCACTAAGCTCCACAACATCATCGCCCAGCGGCGCGTGGATGACCTGCTGGGCAAGGAGGCATCCCCTGACGGCCAGCTCACCCGTGAGGGCATGGCCCTGCTCCAAGAGGTTTTCTGCAACAACATCCGCTTCAGCCCACTACGGACGGCGGTCACGAGTGACCCGGCAGCCACGCTCGCTCAGCTCTTTAGGGACTACGTGGGGGATCAGCAGCCCCGGCCAGAACCTAGAACGGTCACCCGTACATTGATCCGCAAGAGAGTCCACGAAGTATTTGTACAGTTCAGGCTCTTCTCCTTAGGGCTT containing:
- a CDS encoding DUF3037 domain-containing protein, coding for MKRMQATYMVIRYLPDVPREEFVNVGVVLTCPDAGFQNIRILDHFSEGSRAKALGGDGLFVRHALTKLHNIIAQRRVDDLLGKEASPDGQLTREGMALLQEVFCNNIRFSPLRTAVTSDPAATLAQLFRDYVGDQQPRPEPRTVTRTLIRKRVHEVFVQFRLFSLGLKEDWRLPLLTEPTVDLAYKNDAWHFFQAISFAGHERAVKTAVNAYRQTARDAWESDTEVRDAQFVALVYRPSQPTSQIRNLEEALKHDNIQLRDYRDAPEIAKDIKRDLEAHLLIR